In one Umezawaea sp. Da 62-37 genomic region, the following are encoded:
- a CDS encoding RHS repeat-associated core domain-containing protein produces MRSSGSAVAALLVVLAMGVVAPPTGHADVMAAAAAPLLTGARPSATRLPFPISDRVSASVDVGTGNLLITSTELVLPGIDRDVQLGLTYNSLLLGTGSVLPSGAAGPGWAMRLGHDTKLVVNSDESVLYLAPEGRQGLFQQASATTYTSPTGFKVSMVKTSTGWKVTDHASNAVTTFGSTGRLDRITDRNGQATTFAYDSAGLLTQITSTRGGAGARTANLTWSGGKLATIVQTGDEGTLRTSTYTYTAGRLTTIDDPTSRSVRPDYDSAGDLTSITDEDGHVTSFDYDSAHRVTRVTRQTPSGDAVTRFTYYTSTQTYVAGPNNTEPVGGPQTTYTLNSGELVTKAVDPLGRTRERTYTPFSDVATTKNGVGGTTAFGHDPSVNGGESLTDLASPTGATASISYANTGAAKFLPSGGSDTQGNSRLFTYDGAGNQLNSANSPAGTTSKVAYNADGTLDTSTDPRGNVIDYTAAADHQVTSVIPAAGSTLRTSTMSYDGFGRLYSTYTGAGLSTIYNYDRADRVKTIKFTDATPEVAFTHDGRGNVLTRTDTSGTTTFTYDPQNRLTSRTSAAGGGTLSYGYDKAGNLTSLADAQGTVGYTYDAANQVTSMTAANGQKTTFGYDNDGRRSDTWFNHDPGLTTFAAHTKTSFDGSGRISRTWTSRNSGDGTRTFDVSYCYSPYVAGQPCPSASASTDSGMIRWSVDNLTTARSTYTYDSSNRLTDVTNLGGHTYAYTYDKASNRTSVKVDGAITQTLTYNSGNQISNTGYNHDKLGNRTADPAQGAFSYNAAGQMKIRTNGTVSSTYTWAGPDQGELVSKVTGADTTGYVYGRIDANGVPSIRSFTKNNQHSYIDRDPTGSPVALHRPDGTTHYYALDNQGSPVNLIDSAGAVTATYSYDPTGRQLNATGSASAANPLRYAQGLLDETTGQLKHGVRWHDPGTGNWTTLDPVSPVLEPDIASRYAYVGGNPVNRLDPTGRNIDPSEACIIGATTGAIGGAVAGAAAGAGLFSVPGAIGGAAFGFSGGCVAGIAGYWLEQKFDED; encoded by the coding sequence CTCCGATCGGGTGTCCGCCTCCGTGGACGTCGGCACCGGCAATCTTCTCATCACCTCGACCGAGCTCGTGCTTCCCGGAATCGATCGCGACGTGCAGTTGGGGTTGACCTACAACAGCCTGCTGCTGGGGACGGGTTCTGTGCTGCCTTCGGGCGCGGCGGGGCCGGGGTGGGCGATGCGTCTCGGCCACGACACGAAGCTGGTCGTCAACAGCGACGAGTCGGTGCTCTACCTCGCACCGGAAGGCCGCCAAGGCTTGTTCCAACAAGCCTCGGCGACGACGTACACCTCACCCACGGGGTTCAAGGTCTCGATGGTGAAGACCTCCACGGGGTGGAAGGTCACCGACCACGCGAGCAACGCGGTGACGACCTTCGGCTCGACCGGACGACTGGACAGGATCACCGACCGCAACGGCCAAGCCACCACCTTCGCCTACGACTCCGCCGGCCTGCTGACGCAGATCACCTCCACCCGCGGCGGTGCCGGCGCCAGGACCGCGAACCTCACCTGGTCGGGGGGCAAACTGGCGACCATCGTCCAGACCGGGGACGAGGGCACCCTGCGCACTTCGACCTACACCTACACCGCGGGCCGATTGACCACCATCGACGACCCGACATCGCGGAGTGTCCGGCCGGACTACGACTCGGCGGGTGATCTGACCTCGATCACCGACGAGGACGGCCACGTCACCTCGTTCGACTACGACAGCGCCCACCGGGTCACCAGGGTCACCCGGCAGACACCATCCGGTGACGCGGTCACCCGGTTCACCTACTACACCTCGACGCAGACCTATGTCGCCGGTCCGAACAACACCGAGCCCGTCGGCGGCCCGCAGACCACCTACACGCTCAACTCCGGCGAACTGGTCACCAAGGCAGTCGACCCGCTGGGCCGCACCAGGGAACGGACCTACACCCCGTTCAGCGACGTGGCCACGACCAAGAACGGCGTCGGCGGCACGACGGCCTTCGGCCACGACCCGTCCGTCAACGGCGGCGAATCGTTGACCGACCTCGCCTCGCCCACAGGCGCCACCGCATCGATCTCCTACGCCAACACCGGCGCGGCGAAATTCCTGCCCTCCGGTGGATCCGACACCCAGGGCAACAGCAGGCTGTTCACCTACGACGGGGCCGGCAACCAGCTGAACTCGGCCAACTCCCCGGCAGGCACGACCTCGAAGGTCGCCTACAACGCCGACGGCACGCTGGACACCTCCACCGACCCCCGCGGCAACGTGATCGACTACACCGCCGCCGCTGACCACCAGGTCACCTCCGTCATCCCGGCGGCCGGGTCAACGCTGCGGACTTCGACGATGTCCTACGACGGGTTCGGCAGGCTCTACAGCACCTACACCGGCGCCGGGCTGTCCACGATCTACAACTACGACCGCGCCGACCGGGTCAAGACGATCAAATTCACCGACGCCACGCCCGAAGTCGCGTTCACCCACGACGGCCGTGGCAACGTTCTGACGCGCACCGACACGTCGGGCACGACCACCTTCACCTACGACCCGCAGAACCGCCTCACGTCCCGCACCTCCGCCGCCGGGGGCGGCACCCTGAGCTACGGCTACGACAAGGCCGGGAACCTCACCAGCCTCGCCGACGCCCAGGGCACCGTCGGCTACACCTACGACGCCGCGAACCAGGTCACTTCGATGACCGCCGCCAACGGGCAGAAGACCACCTTCGGCTACGACAACGACGGCAGGCGAAGCGACACCTGGTTCAACCACGACCCCGGCTTGACCACCTTCGCCGCTCACACCAAGACCAGCTTCGACGGCTCGGGCCGGATCTCCCGTACCTGGACCTCGCGCAACTCCGGTGACGGCACCAGGACGTTCGACGTTTCCTACTGCTATTCGCCCTACGTCGCCGGACAACCCTGCCCCAGCGCCTCGGCGAGCACCGACTCGGGCATGATCCGGTGGAGTGTCGACAACCTCACCACAGCACGGTCGACCTACACCTACGACAGTTCCAACCGGCTCACCGACGTCACCAACCTGGGTGGCCACACCTACGCCTACACCTACGACAAGGCGAGCAACCGCACCAGCGTCAAGGTCGACGGTGCCATCACCCAAACCCTGACCTACAACTCGGGCAACCAGATCAGCAACACCGGCTACAACCACGACAAGCTCGGCAACCGCACCGCCGACCCCGCACAGGGTGCCTTCTCGTACAACGCCGCGGGCCAGATGAAAATCAGGACCAACGGCACCGTCTCGAGCACTTACACCTGGGCCGGCCCGGATCAAGGCGAGCTCGTCTCCAAGGTCACCGGCGCCGACACTACCGGGTACGTCTACGGCCGGATCGACGCCAACGGCGTGCCGTCGATCCGGTCGTTCACCAAGAACAACCAGCACTCCTACATCGACCGCGACCCCACGGGATCGCCCGTCGCCCTCCACCGACCCGACGGCACCACCCACTACTACGCGCTGGACAACCAGGGAAGCCCCGTCAACCTGATCGACAGTGCAGGCGCTGTGACCGCCACCTACTCGTATGACCCCACCGGTCGACAACTCAACGCCACCGGCTCAGCCTCCGCGGCCAACCCCCTCCGTTACGCCCAAGGACTGTTGGACGAGACAACGGGCCAGCTCAAGCACGGCGTCCGGTGGCACGACCCGGGCACCGGCAACTGGACCACGCTCGACCCCGTCAGCCCGGTCCTGGAGCCTGACATCGCAAGCCGGTACGCCTACGTCGGTGGCAACCCCGTCAACCGTCTCGACCCCACCGGCCGGAACATCGACCCCTCGGAAGCGTGCATCATCGGCGCGACGACCGGCGCCATCGGCGGTGCGGTGGCCGGTGCGGCAGCCGGTGCGGGGCTGTTCTCCGTCCCAGGTGCCATCGGCGGCGCCGCGTTCGGGTTCTCCGGAGGATGTGTGGCAGGCATCGCGGGGTACTGGTTGGAGCAGAAGTTCGACGAAGACTGA